One Archangium violaceum genomic window, GGGAGCACCCCGGTGAGGAGCCTCGTGCGCCAGGGGTTCTTCTTCAAGCTCCCCTCCGCCATCGAGACGGGCGCCGCCGATGGCTCCTGGACGTTCACCCGCTACGCGGAGTGGTTGAACCGGAAGACGGACTGGCACCTGCCTTCCCCCGCCGAGGAGGCCCCGGCCGAGCTTCCTCCCGCGCCCGTTCCCTCACTCCGAGTCAACCCGCCCGCGGGACCCGAGCCCCTTCCCCGGCCGCCTCCGCCCAGGCCGAAGCGCGTCGCGCGGGACGACGCTCCGCCCGGGCCCGCGCCCGCCGAGGACGGCGTCTTCGTCATCCAGGAAGAGCAGGACGAGCTCCTGGACATCATCCGCCAGCTCGAGCGCGGCGGTTCCGGCTCCTCGGAGTAGACGCAAGGCCAACACGGGGGCTCTCCAGCATTGACCCGGCCCGGTCCCGGGGCGAACGTTGCCACCGTCAGCCGAGTGGAGGGGTACATGGGTCGTGTTGTCAGCAAGCTGGGGTGGGCACTGCTCGCCATCGTGGGGGCGTTCTGTCTGGGGACGGTGGCCCTGCACAGAGGAGAGACGATCAACGCCACCTGGTTGGTGGTGGCCTCCGTCGCCGTCTACATGCTCGGGTACCGCTTCTACGGCCGGTTCATCGCCGAGAGGGCCTTGCGGTTGGACCCGACCCGCGCCTCGCCGGCGCAGCGCCGCAATGACGGTCTGGACTACGTGCCCACCGACAAGTGGGTGCTGTTCGGCCACCACTTCGCCGCCATCGCGGGCGCCGGTCCGCTGGTGGGTCCGGTGCTCGCGGCGCAGATGGGTTACCTGCCGGGCACGATGTGGATCCTCTTCGGCGTGGTGCTGGGTGGCGCGGTGCAGGACTTCATGATCCTGTTCCTGTCCGTCCGCCGCGACGGCAAGTCGCTGGGCGACATGGTTCGCATGGAGATGGGTCCGGCCGCCGGTGTGGTGGCGATGATCGGCGTGTTGATGATCATGATGATCATCCTCGCGGTGCTGGCCCTGGTGGTGGTCAAGGCGCTGACCGGCAGCCCCTGGGGCACCTTCACGGTCGCCATGACCATTCCCATCGCGCTGCTGATGGGCCTCTACCTCCGCTACATCCGTCCTGGCCGCGTGCTCGAGGTGTCCGTCATCGGCTTCGTGCTGCTGATGCTGTCGATCTGGATGGGAGGCAGGGTCGCCGACATGCCGTCCCTGGCGCCGCTGTTCACCTATGACAGCAAGGCGCTGGCCTGGATGCTGATCGCCTACGGCTTCTGCGCCTCGGTGCTGCCCGTGTGGCTGCTGCTGGCGCCGCGCGACTACCTGTCGACGTTCCTGAAGATCGGCACCATCGTGGTGCTGGCGGTGGGCATCGTCCTGGCCGCGCCGGAGTTGAAGATGCCGGCGGTGACCCGGTTCGTGGATGGCACCGGCCCGGTGTTCTCCGGCAACCTGTTCCCGTTCCTGTTCATCACCATCGCGTGCGGAGCGGTGTCGGGCTGGCACTCGCTCATCTCCTCGGGCACCACACCGAAGATGCTGGCCAACGAGCGCGAGGCGCTCATGGTGGGCTATGGCGCGATGTTGATGGAGTCCTTCGTCGCCATCATGGCGCTGATCGCCGCCACGGTGCTGGAGCCGGGCGTGTACTTCGCCATGAACTCCCCGCCCGGATTGATTGGCACCACCGCGGAGCAGGCGGCCCGGACGATCAGCGAGTGGGGTTTCGTGATCACCCCCGAGGTGCTCACCCAGACGGCCCGGGAGATTGGCGAGACGTCCATCCTGTCGCGAGCGGGTGGCGCGCCGACCCTGGCGGTGGGCATGGCGCAGATCCTCCACGGACTGGTGGGCGGCGAGGGGATGATGGCCTTCTGGTACCACTACGCCATCCTGTTCGAGGCGCTGTTCATCCTCACCACGGTGGACGCGGGCACGCGCGTGGGCCGCTTCATGATCCAGGAGCTGGCCGGCCTGGTGTACGCACCGCTGAGGAAGACCGAGTCCTGGAGCGCCAACATGATCGCCACGGCCCTCTGTGTGGCGGGCTGGGGCTACTTCCTCTACCAGGGCGTGGTGGATCCGCTGGGCGGCATCAACACGCTGTGGCCGCTGTTCGGCATCGCCAACCAGATGCTGGCCGCCATCGCGCTGACGCTGTCCTGCGTGGTGCTCGTGAAGATGAAGCGCGAGCGCTACCTGTGGATCCCCGCGATTCCGACGGTGTGGCTGGTGATCTGCACGTTGACCGCCGGCTGGCAGAAGGTGTTCGGCGGAGACATCCGGGTCAGCTTCGTCGCCCACGCGCGCGCGTTCTCGGCGGCGGCCGAGCAGGGCAGGGTGCTGGCGCCAGCGACGTCCCTGGAGGACATGCAGCGGGTCATCACCAACGACTACGTGGACGCCACCCTCACCGTCCTGTTCATGCTGCTGGTGGTGGCGACCATCGCGTTTGGCCTCCGGGCCGCGCTGGCCGCCCGCCGCTCGACCGCCCCCTCCGCCCAGGAGACGCCCCACGTCCCCGTGGCGACCGTGAGCCAGTGACATGCGCGACGGGAGCGACAGGCTGAAGCGGTTCTGGAGCCGGGCGGTGCAGACCGCCCGG contains:
- a CDS encoding carbon starvation CstA family protein, with translation MGRVVSKLGWALLAIVGAFCLGTVALHRGETINATWLVVASVAVYMLGYRFYGRFIAERALRLDPTRASPAQRRNDGLDYVPTDKWVLFGHHFAAIAGAGPLVGPVLAAQMGYLPGTMWILFGVVLGGAVQDFMILFLSVRRDGKSLGDMVRMEMGPAAGVVAMIGVLMIMMIILAVLALVVVKALTGSPWGTFTVAMTIPIALLMGLYLRYIRPGRVLEVSVIGFVLLMLSIWMGGRVADMPSLAPLFTYDSKALAWMLIAYGFCASVLPVWLLLAPRDYLSTFLKIGTIVVLAVGIVLAAPELKMPAVTRFVDGTGPVFSGNLFPFLFITIACGAVSGWHSLISSGTTPKMLANEREALMVGYGAMLMESFVAIMALIAATVLEPGVYFAMNSPPGLIGTTAEQAARTISEWGFVITPEVLTQTAREIGETSILSRAGGAPTLAVGMAQILHGLVGGEGMMAFWYHYAILFEALFILTTVDAGTRVGRFMIQELAGLVYAPLRKTESWSANMIATALCVAGWGYFLYQGVVDPLGGINTLWPLFGIANQMLAAIALTLSCVVLVKMKRERYLWIPAIPTVWLVICTLTAGWQKVFGGDIRVSFVAHARAFSAAAEQGRVLAPATSLEDMQRVITNDYVDATLTVLFMLLVVATIAFGLRAALAARRSTAPSAQETPHVPVATVSQ